In Musa acuminata AAA Group cultivar baxijiao chromosome BXJ2-8, Cavendish_Baxijiao_AAA, whole genome shotgun sequence, one genomic interval encodes:
- the LOC135584974 gene encoding protein Brevis radix-like 1 codes for MLTCIACSKQLGGGHGRDDDDVTNGAATPSAGRGIKDLTAQIKEMALKATGAYRHCKPCGGAPEDGLRHLHGDYACSEAASGSDWRTIGSAAWTPRTATSPMMGRELKEISSGERTPSVSGWTEASSAVASTFPEDGEEEEPKEWVAQVEPGILITFLSLPHGGNDLKRIRFSREMFSKWQAQRWWAENYDKVVELYNVHRFNRHAMPLPTPPRSEDESSKDSPVTPPLSKERLPRNLYLTGDAGMGYSSSDSLEQHSSYKYHGHHHTRHACHYYDSGGLTSTPKLSSISGSKTETSSMNASRRTSSSAEELDRYGELSASVSNASDLEREWVEEDEPGVYITIRELPRGIRELRRVRFSRERFGEMHARLWWEENRARIQEQYLR; via the exons ATGCTGACGTGCATCGCCTGCTCGAAGCAGCTCGGCGGCGGCCACGGCCGTGATGACGACGACGTCACCAATGGGGCCGCGACGCCCAGCGCAGGTCGGGGCATTAAAGACCTGACTGCCCAG ATTAAGGAGATGGCGTTGAAGGCGACGGGGGCGTATCGGCACTGCAAGCCGTGTGGGGGGGCGCCGGAGGACGGGCTGCGCCACCTCCACGGGGACTACGCTTGCTCGGAGGCGGCGTCGGGATCGGACTGGAGGACCATCGGCAGCGCTGCGTGGACTCCGAGGACTGCGACGTCCCCGATGATGGGGCGGGAGCTGAAGGAGATCTCCAGCGGCGAGAGGACTCCGTCAGTGAGCGGCTGGACGGAGGCCTCGTCGGCGGTGGCATCGACGTTCCCGGAGGACGGCGAAGAGGAGGAGCCCAAGGAGTGGGTGGCCCAAGTGGAGCCCGGGATTCTGATCACCTTCCTTTCGCTCCCCCACGGCGGCAACGACCTGAAGAGGATCCGGTTCAG CCGAGAGATGTTTAGCAAGTGGCAAGCCCAGAGGTGGTGGGCAGAAAACTATGACAAGGTCGTGGAGTTGTACAATGTCCATAGATTCAATCGCCACGCCATGCCTCTTCCGACACCACCAAGATCTGAGGATGAG AGCTCAAAGGACAGCCCGGTGACACCACCACTCAGCAAAGAGCGGCTGCCTCGCAACCTCTACTTAACCGGTGACGCTGGGATGGGTTACTCATCATCTGATTCTCTCGAACAACATTCAAGTTACAAATACCATGGCCATCACCACACACGCCATGCATGCCACTACTACGACTCTGGTGGCCTCACGTCAACCCCGAAGCTGTCGAGCATCAGCGGGTCAAAAACCGAAACATCGTCCATGAATGCTTCACGGAGGACGAGCTCATCCGCTGAGGAGTTGGATCGATATGGGGAGCTCTCGGCATCAGTTAGCAATGCTAGTGATTTAGAGAGAGAATGGGTGGAAGAGGATGAACCTGGTGTCTACATCACAATTCGCGAGTTACCTCGAGGTATCAGGGAACTTCGCCGTGTCCGATTCAG CCGGGAGAGGTTCGGAGAGATGCACGCGAGGTTATGGTGGGAGGAGAACCGTGCAAGGATACAAGAACAGTATCTTCGATAG